From Pseudonocardia autotrophica, one genomic window encodes:
- a CDS encoding MFS transporter: MGSPSDTRPYGRTGGSGRGRRVAVVATMGLALFVIVLNNSSLNIAIPTLMRDLGAGLATVQWIVDAYSVVFAGLLLAGGACADRWGRKRVTLAGVAVFGAASAVAALADTAWQVVLARVVLGAAAAFVMPGTLAVLIDEFTGRERATAIAIWSGVASLGVAAGPLLGGLVTASAGWAAVFWLNVAPAAVVVVAGALVVRESSDPARGPVEIIGAALSVLAVGSLVFAVIEFGALGYPAPPVVAGAVVAVVAAVAFAVRHRRAARPLVPRGLLRDGPFLGASVGNMLLFFGLAGSLFVLTQRLQFRFGLDPVAAGLAVAPVALTVVLASVCSPVLVRRCGDRVAVAAGLGIVAGGLVVLAAVPAGLAGVLAGLAVVGTGFGVAVPAATGVLVSRVPEERAGAGAALNDTMQELGFALGIAVVGATLNRFFTASLGADADRAATLHSEGERAAVIGGEQGALIVEQAGAAFDRAATAGLFVAAAAALVAAVLTIVLIPARVGEHRRSTP; encoded by the coding sequence ATGGGAAGTCCGTCCGACACCAGACCGTACGGCCGGACCGGCGGCTCCGGCCGGGGCCGGCGCGTGGCGGTCGTCGCGACGATGGGCCTGGCCCTCTTCGTGATCGTCCTGAACAACTCATCGCTCAACATCGCGATCCCGACGCTGATGCGCGATCTGGGCGCCGGGCTCGCGACCGTGCAGTGGATCGTGGACGCCTACTCGGTGGTGTTCGCGGGACTGCTGCTCGCCGGCGGTGCCTGCGCGGATCGCTGGGGCCGCAAACGGGTCACCCTGGCCGGGGTCGCGGTGTTCGGTGCCGCCTCGGCGGTCGCGGCGCTCGCGGACACGGCGTGGCAGGTGGTGCTCGCACGGGTCGTGCTGGGTGCCGCGGCCGCGTTCGTCATGCCGGGGACCCTGGCCGTGCTGATCGACGAGTTCACCGGCCGGGAACGGGCGACCGCGATCGCGATCTGGAGCGGGGTCGCCTCGCTCGGTGTGGCGGCCGGCCCGCTGCTCGGCGGGCTGGTGACCGCGTCCGCGGGCTGGGCGGCGGTGTTCTGGCTGAACGTGGCGCCCGCGGCGGTCGTGGTCGTGGCCGGCGCCCTCGTGGTGCGCGAGTCGTCCGATCCGGCCCGCGGGCCGGTCGAGATCATCGGCGCGGCACTGTCGGTCCTCGCGGTGGGGTCGCTGGTCTTCGCGGTGATCGAGTTCGGGGCACTCGGGTATCCGGCGCCGCCGGTCGTCGCCGGAGCCGTGGTGGCGGTCGTGGCCGCGGTCGCGTTCGCGGTGCGGCACCGGCGCGCCGCCCGCCCGCTGGTGCCGAGGGGCCTGCTGCGGGACGGGCCGTTCCTGGGTGCCTCGGTCGGCAACATGCTGTTGTTCTTCGGGCTGGCCGGGTCGCTGTTCGTGCTGACCCAGCGGCTGCAGTTCCGGTTCGGGCTGGACCCGGTGGCAGCCGGTCTGGCCGTCGCCCCGGTGGCACTGACCGTCGTTCTCGCCTCGGTGTGCTCCCCGGTGCTGGTGCGCCGCTGCGGTGACCGCGTGGCCGTCGCCGCCGGGCTCGGGATCGTCGCGGGCGGGCTGGTCGTGCTCGCCGCCGTGCCGGCCGGGCTGGCCGGGGTGCTGGCCGGGCTCGCGGTCGTCGGCACCGGGTTCGGGGTCGCGGTTCCCGCGGCCACCGGCGTGCTGGTCTCCCGGGTTCCCGAGGAACGGGCCGGCGCCGGCGCCGCGCTGAACGACACCATGCAGGAGCTCGGCTTCGCCCTCGGCATCGCCGTGGTCGGCGCGACCCTCAACCGGTTCTTCACCGCGAGCCTCGGTGCGGACGCCGACCGGGCGGCGACCCTGCACTCGGAGGGTGAGCGGGCTGCCGTGATCGGTGGTGAGCAGGGGGCGCTGATCGTCGAGCAGGCGGGCGCCGCATTCGACCGGGCGGCCACCGCCGGCCTGTTCGTGGCCGCGGCGGCGGCGCTCGTCGCCGCCGTCCTGACGATCGTGCTGATCCCGGCCCGGGTGGGCGAGCACCGCCGAAGTACGCCCTAA
- a CDS encoding LutC/YkgG family protein gives MNAREAILGKARRALADVPDVEPVLDVPVVRPTPARDRTHEQVVDLFDERVADYRAVVERATGAAAADAVAGALAGRTPIAGSGPLRILVPPGFPPELVPSGIEVVTDGPDITVSDLDRCDGVLSTAAVGIAETGTIILDHGPGQGRRAATLVPDLHVCVIRADQVVAGVPEAVAGLDPVRPHTWISGPSATSDIELDRVEGVHGPRTLHVVIVGPAG, from the coding sequence GTGAACGCACGCGAGGCGATCCTCGGGAAGGCCCGCCGGGCGCTGGCCGACGTGCCGGACGTCGAGCCGGTGCTCGACGTCCCGGTGGTCCGGCCCACCCCGGCCCGGGACCGCACCCACGAGCAGGTGGTGGACCTGTTCGACGAGCGGGTCGCGGACTATCGCGCCGTCGTCGAACGGGCCACCGGAGCAGCTGCCGCCGACGCGGTCGCCGGTGCGCTGGCCGGCCGCACCCCGATCGCCGGGAGCGGCCCGCTGCGGATCCTGGTCCCGCCGGGCTTCCCGCCGGAGCTGGTGCCGTCCGGGATCGAGGTGGTCACCGACGGCCCGGACATCACGGTGTCCGATCTGGACCGCTGCGACGGCGTGCTGTCGACGGCCGCGGTCGGCATCGCCGAGACCGGCACGATCATCCTCGATCACGGCCCGGGCCAGGGCCGGCGGGCCGCGACACTGGTCCCGGACCTGCACGTCTGCGTGATCCGGGCCGACCAGGTCGTCGCCGGGGTGCCGGAGGCGGTCGCCGGGCTGGACCCGGTCCGCCCGCACACCTGGATCAGTGGGCCGAGCGCGACCAGCGACATCGAACTGGACCGGGTCGAGGGGGTGCACGGTCCGCGCACCCTGCACGTCGTGATCGTCGGTCCGGCCGGCTGA
- a CDS encoding lactate utilization protein B, producing the protein MSGTFLGTPAFPTAARTALGDSQLRRNLAHATGTIRTKRAGVVGEVDEWEQLRLAGAAIKERVLRHLPDYLEQLERSLTAAGATVHWARDAAEANAIVVGIAQRHGTDEVVKVKSMATQEIELNEALEAAGIHAWETDLAELIVQLGDDLPSHILVPAIHRNRAEIREIFLREMGRAGKAAPEDLTDEPKQLAAAARAHLREKFLRAKVAVSGANFAVAETGTLTVVESEGNGRMCLTLPEVLVSVVGIEKVLPTFEDLDVMLQLLPRSSTGERMNPYTSTWTGVTPGDGPQEVHVVLLDNGRTDVLADPTGRQALRCIRCSACLNVCPVYERTGGHAYGSVYPGPIGAILTPQLRGVGSDPQTDSLPYASSLCGACFEVCPVRIDIPEVLVHLRGEVVDAHKKASRLPSVQDVAMKAASWTLSSAARTERAARAAGFGGKLAARVARRDPGGRTVLGAVPGPAGAWSDSRDVPVPAEESFRSWWERTDGGRSRTSDSDSDGGRS; encoded by the coding sequence ATGAGCGGCACGTTCCTCGGCACGCCGGCGTTCCCGACGGCGGCCCGCACGGCCCTGGGCGACTCCCAGCTGCGCCGCAACCTCGCGCACGCCACCGGCACCATCCGCACCAAGCGGGCCGGCGTCGTCGGTGAGGTCGACGAGTGGGAGCAGCTGCGCCTGGCCGGTGCGGCGATCAAGGAGCGGGTGCTGCGGCACCTGCCCGACTACCTGGAGCAACTGGAGCGCTCGCTGACCGCGGCCGGCGCCACCGTGCACTGGGCGCGCGACGCGGCCGAGGCGAACGCGATCGTCGTCGGTATCGCACAGCGGCACGGCACCGACGAGGTCGTCAAGGTCAAGTCGATGGCCACCCAGGAGATCGAGCTCAACGAGGCGCTGGAGGCAGCGGGCATCCACGCCTGGGAGACCGACCTGGCCGAGCTGATCGTGCAGCTCGGCGACGATCTGCCCAGCCACATCCTGGTCCCCGCGATCCACCGCAACCGGGCGGAGATCCGGGAGATCTTCCTGCGTGAGATGGGCCGGGCCGGGAAGGCCGCGCCCGAGGACCTGACCGACGAGCCGAAGCAACTGGCCGCCGCCGCCCGCGCGCACCTGCGGGAGAAGTTCCTGCGCGCGAAGGTCGCGGTGTCCGGTGCGAACTTCGCGGTCGCCGAGACCGGGACGCTCACCGTCGTCGAGTCCGAGGGCAACGGCCGGATGTGCCTGACGCTGCCCGAGGTGCTGGTGTCGGTGGTCGGGATCGAGAAGGTGCTGCCGACGTTCGAGGATCTGGACGTGATGCTCCAGCTGCTCCCCCGGTCCTCGACCGGCGAGCGGATGAACCCCTACACCTCGACCTGGACCGGGGTCACCCCCGGCGACGGGCCGCAGGAGGTGCACGTGGTGCTGCTGGACAACGGCCGCACCGACGTCCTGGCCGATCCGACCGGGCGGCAGGCGTTGCGCTGCATCCGCTGCTCGGCCTGCCTGAACGTCTGCCCGGTCTACGAGCGCACCGGTGGGCACGCCTATGGCTCGGTCTATCCGGGCCCGATCGGCGCGATCCTCACCCCGCAGCTGCGCGGTGTCGGCTCGGATCCGCAGACCGACTCGCTGCCCTACGCGTCCAGCCTGTGCGGGGCATGCTTCGAGGTGTGTCCGGTGCGGATCGACATCCCCGAGGTGCTGGTGCACCTGCGCGGCGAGGTCGTCGACGCCCACAAGAAGGCGAGTCGCCTGCCGTCGGTGCAGGACGTCGCGATGAAGGCGGCGTCCTGGACGCTGTCCTCCGCGGCCCGCACCGAGCGGGCCGCGAGGGCCGCCGGGTTCGGCGGGAAGCTCGCCGCGCGGGTGGCCCGGCGCGATCCGGGCGGACGGACGGTGCTGGGCGCGGTACCCGGCCCGGCAGGCGCCTGGTCGGACTCGCGGGATGTCCCGGTACCGGCCGAGGAATCGTTCCGGAGCTGGTGGGAGCGGACGGACGGCGGTCGTAGCCGGACCAGCGACAGCGACAGCGACGGAGGCCGCTCGTGA
- a CDS encoding (Fe-S)-binding protein — protein MPRVGLMVTCLNDTLFPDTGKAVVTLLRRLGVDVGFPAAQTCCGQPMVNTGYFDEATPLVRNHLDAFAGYDAVIAPSGSCAGSVRHQHGLVAERSGDPGLVRAVADAPPVYELSEYLIDVLGTVDVGAYFPHRVTYHPTCHSLRMLGVGDRPTRLLTAVRGLTLLDLPGATECCGFGGTFAVKNAETSIAMGNDKARHVRETGAEVLVAGDNSCLMHVGGLLSRQRSGLRVMHLAEVLAQTEPVISDAGRAADRRSVGSAGVSA, from the coding sequence ATGCCCCGCGTCGGCCTGATGGTCACGTGCCTCAACGACACCCTGTTCCCGGACACCGGCAAGGCCGTCGTCACCCTGCTCCGCAGGCTGGGTGTCGACGTCGGGTTCCCCGCCGCGCAGACCTGCTGCGGCCAGCCGATGGTCAACACCGGCTACTTCGACGAGGCCACCCCGCTGGTGCGCAACCACCTCGACGCCTTCGCCGGGTACGACGCGGTGATCGCGCCGTCCGGTTCCTGCGCCGGTTCGGTCCGTCACCAGCACGGGCTGGTCGCGGAGCGCTCCGGCGATCCCGGTCTGGTCCGCGCCGTCGCGGACGCCCCGCCGGTCTACGAACTGTCCGAGTACCTCATCGACGTGCTCGGCACGGTCGACGTCGGCGCGTACTTCCCGCACCGCGTCACCTACCACCCGACCTGCCACTCGTTGCGGATGCTCGGCGTGGGTGACCGGCCGACCCGGCTGCTGACGGCGGTCCGCGGCCTCACCCTGCTCGATCTGCCCGGTGCGACGGAGTGCTGCGGTTTCGGCGGGACGTTCGCGGTGAAGAACGCCGAGACGTCGATCGCGATGGGCAACGACAAGGCCCGGCACGTCCGGGAGACCGGGGCCGAGGTGCTCGTCGCCGGGGACAACTCCTGCCTGATGCATGTCGGCGGGCTGCTGTCGCGGCAACGCTCCGGGCTGCGGGTGATGCACCTCGCGGAGGTACTCGCCCAGACCGAGCCGGTGATCTCCGACGCCGGCCGGGCGGCGGACCGGCGCTCGGTCGGCAGCGCGGGGGTGAGCGCATGA
- a CDS encoding FadR/GntR family transcriptional regulator: MTETRRARPATYEMVLEHVVQRLTTGEWRPGDRLPPERELAARLGASRQAVREALRVLQAQGVIRSQVGTGADSGTVVVPAPARALGRVLALHLAVDSFPVDDVTEARVMLERFSAELAARRRTAADLLSMAADLDAMDADLGPEEFSDADIAFHVAIAGAAGNRLVNELTVAIRESVRGFLLGAMREQGDWPALRDRLRAEHREIHAALSGADGAAAADLIEAHIRAFHGRLGG, from the coding sequence GTGACGGAGACCCGCAGGGCGCGCCCGGCCACCTACGAGATGGTGCTGGAGCACGTCGTGCAGCGGCTGACGACGGGGGAGTGGCGCCCGGGCGACCGGCTCCCACCGGAGCGGGAGCTGGCGGCGCGGCTCGGCGCGAGCCGGCAGGCGGTGCGCGAGGCACTCCGCGTGCTGCAGGCTCAGGGCGTGATCCGTTCCCAGGTGGGGACGGGCGCGGACTCGGGGACGGTGGTCGTCCCGGCCCCGGCGCGGGCGCTGGGCCGGGTGCTGGCGTTGCACCTGGCGGTCGACTCGTTCCCGGTGGACGACGTGACCGAGGCCCGGGTGATGCTGGAGCGCTTCTCCGCCGAGCTGGCCGCCCGCCGCCGGACCGCCGCCGACCTGCTGTCGATGGCCGCCGACCTGGACGCGATGGATGCCGATCTCGGGCCGGAGGAGTTCAGCGACGCGGACATCGCGTTCCACGTGGCGATCGCGGGCGCCGCCGGGAACCGGCTGGTCAACGAGCTGACGGTGGCGATCCGGGAGTCGGTGCGCGGGTTCCTGCTCGGCGCGATGCGCGAGCAGGGGGACTGGCCGGCGTTGCGGGATCGGCTGCGTGCCGAGCACCGGGAGATCCACGCGGCGCTGTCCGGTGCGGACGGTGCGGCCGCAGCGGATCTGATCGAGGCGCACATCCGCGCGTTCCACGGGCGGTTGGGTGGGTGA
- a CDS encoding maleylpyruvate isomerase family mycothiol-dependent enzyme — protein MSQEAVVAVSARNRRAFADLVESLDADQLATPSLCTEWDVRTVAGHVASVLTMSLPGLLLAMVRARFDVDRAIDRVARRVAERPVPEIVATLRDRADSSFAPPGTGVLGPMTDTFVHTADIAVPLGIPYDPDTADVRLGLDFVIGQRPAGFTTRRRLEGLRFVADDAGFAHGDGAEIRGRGIDLLVAACGRPAVLDRLTGPGVDVLAERLR, from the coding sequence ATGTCGCAGGAGGCTGTCGTCGCGGTGTCCGCGCGGAACCGGCGGGCATTCGCCGATCTCGTCGAGTCACTGGACGCGGACCAACTCGCGACGCCGAGCCTCTGCACGGAATGGGATGTGCGGACGGTTGCCGGGCACGTCGCCTCGGTGCTGACGATGTCCCTCCCCGGCCTGCTGCTGGCGATGGTGCGGGCCCGGTTCGACGTCGACCGGGCCATCGACCGGGTCGCGCGGCGGGTGGCGGAGCGGCCGGTGCCCGAGATCGTCGCGACGCTGCGCGACCGGGCGGACAGCTCGTTCGCCCCGCCCGGTACCGGTGTGCTCGGCCCGATGACCGACACGTTCGTGCACACCGCCGACATCGCCGTCCCGCTGGGGATCCCGTACGACCCGGATACGGCGGACGTGCGGCTCGGGCTGGACTTCGTGATCGGGCAGCGGCCGGCCGGGTTCACCACCCGGCGGAGGCTGGAGGGCCTGCGCTTCGTCGCCGACGACGCGGGGTTCGCGCACGGCGACGGCGCCGAGATCCGTGGCCGCGGCATCGACCTGCTGGTCGCGGCCTGTGGCCGTCCCGCCGTGCTGGACCGTCTGACCGGCCCCGGCGTCGACGTCCTGGCCGAGCGACTGCGCTGA
- a CDS encoding phosphotransferase family protein, whose translation MSLADLVDLTALARWGARTGLTGPISDVRHVGGGTQNVVLRLTWGGRDLVLRRPPEHPRPTSDATMAREIRVLSALAGTEVPHPGFVAGCTDADVLGVVFYLMDAVDGDNPGASVGELYRTDPAARRAAALDTASALARLAAVDHEAIGLGDLGRPDGFLERQVPRWLDHLASYDRTPGYPGHRLPHVDELAGWLRAHRPQQSRTGLVHGDYHLNNVLLDPARPRVAAIVDWEMCTVGDPLLDLGWLLVTWPDRPDPLAGAALAAHGGLPDVAELVETYARDSDRDLSAIDWYTVLAGFKLAIVIEGTYARAHAGQADPETGRHLHEVAVNRLEHVAALAAL comes from the coding sequence GTGTCCCTCGCCGATCTCGTCGATCTCACCGCGCTGGCCCGCTGGGGTGCCCGGACCGGGCTGACCGGTCCGATCTCCGACGTCCGCCATGTCGGCGGCGGCACCCAGAACGTGGTGCTGCGGCTCACCTGGGGTGGCCGGGACCTGGTGCTGCGCCGCCCACCCGAGCATCCGCGGCCCACCAGCGACGCGACGATGGCCCGCGAGATCCGGGTGCTGTCCGCGCTCGCCGGCACCGAGGTGCCGCATCCGGGCTTCGTCGCGGGCTGCACCGACGCCGACGTCCTCGGCGTCGTGTTCTACCTGATGGACGCCGTCGACGGCGACAATCCCGGCGCGTCCGTCGGCGAGCTGTACCGGACCGATCCGGCCGCCCGTCGCGCCGCCGCGCTGGACACCGCGTCCGCGCTGGCCCGGCTAGCCGCGGTCGACCACGAGGCGATCGGGCTGGGCGACCTCGGCCGGCCCGACGGGTTCCTGGAGCGACAGGTCCCGCGCTGGCTGGACCACCTCGCGTCCTACGACCGGACGCCCGGCTATCCCGGGCACCGGCTGCCGCACGTCGACGAGCTGGCCGGCTGGCTGCGGGCGCACCGCCCGCAGCAGTCCCGGACCGGGCTGGTGCACGGCGACTACCACCTCAACAACGTGCTGCTCGATCCGGCGAGGCCACGGGTCGCCGCGATCGTGGACTGGGAGATGTGCACCGTCGGTGATCCGCTGCTCGATCTCGGCTGGCTGCTCGTCACCTGGCCGGACCGGCCGGATCCGCTGGCCGGTGCCGCGCTCGCCGCGCACGGCGGGCTCCCGGACGTCGCCGAGCTGGTCGAGACCTACGCGCGCGACTCCGACCGGGACCTGTCCGCGATCGACTGGTACACCGTGCTCGCCGGGTTCAAGCTGGCCATCGTCATCGAGGGGACGTACGCCCGCGCGCACGCCGGCCAGGCCGACCCGGAGACCGGACGGCACCTGCACGAGGTCGCAGTGAACCGCCTCGAACACGTGGCCGCCCTGGCCGCACTCTGA
- a CDS encoding LLM class flavin-dependent oxidoreductase, producing MTSVRETSAGAGPAFGLWYDFRNPVPDRPFGSFYAEVFDQISWAEQKGLDSAWLTEHHFCDDGYSPSPFVLASAIAQRTSRMRIGTNLIVSPLHDPVRLAEDSATLSLLSGGRFDLGVGQGYWGREFEAFGRKITQRPSLLEEGIEVIRQAWSGSAAGYQGRRYRLPPLPVTPVPETAPQLLVGAMADVAIERAARIGDGFLSTQNAHHRSYLDALERLGRPAADARIYAGQWAIVAEDPERVWSRIGRHALYQLNEYISWGAFGPPDEVPRFTDPAQIVEAGAYQLMDAEMAVTHLSELLAGTPQIRDVHFWAMLPGEPVDSGSERIAYLADKVVPAVRERLRS from the coding sequence ATGACCAGCGTGCGCGAGACCTCCGCCGGTGCCGGCCCGGCCTTCGGGCTCTGGTACGACTTCCGCAATCCGGTCCCGGACCGCCCGTTCGGCTCCTTCTACGCCGAGGTGTTCGACCAGATCTCCTGGGCCGAGCAGAAGGGCCTGGACTCGGCGTGGCTCACCGAGCACCACTTCTGCGACGACGGGTACAGCCCGTCGCCGTTCGTGCTCGCGTCGGCGATCGCGCAGCGCACGTCCCGGATGCGGATCGGGACCAACCTGATCGTCTCGCCGCTGCACGACCCGGTGCGGCTGGCAGAGGACTCGGCGACGCTGTCGCTGCTCTCCGGCGGCCGGTTCGATCTCGGCGTCGGGCAGGGCTACTGGGGACGCGAGTTCGAGGCGTTCGGCCGGAAGATCACCCAGCGGCCGAGCCTGCTGGAGGAGGGAATCGAGGTGATCCGGCAGGCCTGGTCGGGCTCCGCCGCCGGTTACCAGGGCCGCCGTTACCGGCTCCCGCCGCTGCCGGTGACCCCGGTCCCGGAGACGGCGCCGCAGCTGCTGGTCGGGGCGATGGCCGACGTCGCGATCGAACGGGCCGCCCGGATCGGCGACGGCTTCCTGTCCACCCAGAACGCACACCACCGCAGCTACCTCGACGCCCTGGAACGGCTCGGCCGCCCGGCCGCCGACGCCCGGATCTACGCCGGCCAGTGGGCGATCGTCGCCGAGGACCCGGAGCGGGTGTGGTCGCGGATCGGGCGCCACGCGCTGTACCAGCTCAACGAGTACATCTCCTGGGGCGCGTTCGGGCCTCCGGACGAGGTGCCGCGGTTCACCGACCCGGCACAGATCGTCGAGGCGGGCGCCTACCAGCTGATGGACGCGGAGATGGCGGTCACCCACCTCAGCGAGTTGCTCGCCGGGACACCGCAGATCCGGGACGTGCACTTCTGGGCCATGCTGCCCGGTGAACCGGTGGACAGCGGTTCGGAGCGGATCGCCTACCTCGCCGACAAGGTCGTCCCTGCGGTCCGGGAGCGGCTGCGGAGCTGA
- a CDS encoding alpha/beta fold hydrolase translates to MAFLEVEDGKRVFYEHHAGSGRQVVLVHGWGANARCWDTTLSALLVAGHGVTTIEHRACGRSDADFADTSIGAIAGDVVALVEHLGLREPVLNGWSLGGAVVVEAARRLGANLGGLVLTGGATPRYTAAEGWPYGGTPADVDGVLAGLAADRPGTFRAIAEAVCVKPVGEPVVQSIWLAFLETGPRCDDTLRDLAQIDQREILPTLSVPVLLLAGREDGFVSFDAVAASRTLFPDARLVEFGGVGHAPFLEDGETYRTELLDFLARSGN, encoded by the coding sequence ATGGCGTTCCTCGAGGTGGAGGACGGCAAGCGGGTGTTCTACGAGCACCACGCCGGCAGCGGACGACAGGTGGTGCTGGTGCACGGCTGGGGCGCGAACGCGCGGTGCTGGGACACGACGCTGTCCGCGCTGCTCGTCGCCGGGCACGGGGTCACCACGATCGAGCACCGCGCCTGCGGTCGCTCCGACGCGGACTTCGCGGACACCTCGATCGGTGCGATCGCCGGGGACGTCGTCGCGCTCGTCGAGCACCTCGGGCTGCGCGAGCCGGTGCTGAACGGCTGGTCGCTCGGCGGCGCCGTGGTCGTCGAGGCGGCCCGGCGGCTCGGCGCGAACCTGGGTGGCCTGGTGCTGACCGGAGGTGCGACGCCGCGCTACACCGCGGCGGAGGGCTGGCCCTACGGTGGCACCCCGGCCGACGTCGACGGTGTTCTCGCCGGGCTGGCCGCCGACCGACCCGGTACTTTCCGCGCGATCGCCGAGGCGGTGTGCGTCAAGCCGGTCGGGGAGCCGGTGGTGCAGTCGATCTGGCTGGCCTTCCTGGAGACCGGCCCGCGGTGCGACGACACCCTGCGCGACCTGGCGCAGATCGACCAGCGGGAGATCCTGCCGACGCTGTCGGTCCCGGTGCTGCTGCTGGCCGGTCGGGAGGACGGGTTCGTGTCGTTCGACGCCGTCGCCGCGTCCCGGACCCTGTTCCCGGACGCCCGGCTGGTCGAGTTCGGCGGTGTCGGGCACGCCCCGTTCCTGGAGGACGGCGAGACCTACCGCACCGAGCTGCTGGACTTCCTGGCCCGGTCGGGGAACTGA
- a CDS encoding SDR family NAD(P)-dependent oxidoreductase, which produces MGRTWVVTGGSRGIGRAVVDRALAEGDTVHVLARSVDREGWPAAVRDRVLPVPADIGDADSVRRALAVVEQASGSVDVLVQSAGVHRGGRLDRLTDDAWDEVLATNLTGAFRVARAARPLLGEGSSIINIGAVVGLRGYPGDAAYGSAKAGLSGLTQTLAMELAPDGVRVNLVVPGFVDTDMTAGISESSRGVVVDGIPLGRPGRPEEIADVVWAVAGATYMTGSTVAVDGGLLASFGAPRPRRS; this is translated from the coding sequence GTGGGGCGTACCTGGGTGGTGACCGGCGGCTCCCGCGGGATCGGCCGCGCCGTCGTCGACCGGGCACTCGCCGAGGGCGACACCGTGCACGTGCTGGCCCGGTCGGTCGACCGGGAGGGTTGGCCGGCTGCGGTCCGGGACCGGGTGCTCCCGGTCCCTGCCGACATCGGCGACGCGGACTCGGTGCGGCGCGCGCTGGCCGTCGTCGAGCAGGCGTCCGGCTCGGTCGACGTGCTGGTCCAGTCGGCCGGGGTACACCGGGGCGGCCGGCTGGACCGGCTCACCGACGACGCCTGGGACGAGGTGCTGGCCACCAACCTGACCGGCGCGTTCCGGGTGGCACGGGCCGCCCGGCCGCTGCTCGGCGAGGGCTCGTCGATCATCAACATCGGGGCGGTCGTGGGATTGCGCGGGTATCCCGGCGACGCCGCCTACGGCTCGGCGAAGGCCGGACTGTCCGGCCTCACCCAGACACTGGCGATGGAGCTGGCACCGGACGGCGTCCGGGTCAACCTGGTCGTCCCCGGGTTCGTCGACACCGACATGACGGCCGGGATCTCGGAGAGCTCGCGGGGCGTCGTGGTGGACGGGATCCCGCTGGGCAGGCCGGGCCGGCCGGAGGAGATCGCGGACGTGGTGTGGGCGGTGGCCGGAGCGACGTACATGACCGGTTCGACGGTCGCGGTCGACGGCGGGCTGCTCGCGTCGTTCGGAGCGCCCCGGCCCCGGCGGAGCTGA
- a CDS encoding nuclear transport factor 2 family protein has product MSTEKNKQVVTEFMEVFSSGDVDAIMERMTDDATWWVAGNIPGISGTKDKAGFREMVSGIADSTTGGAIRLTPLAFTAEGDRVAVETESYTELKNGRVYNNLYHFLFTVRDGRISSVKEYLDTEHTTAVFVAP; this is encoded by the coding sequence ATGAGCACCGAGAAGAACAAGCAGGTCGTCACCGAGTTCATGGAGGTGTTCTCCAGCGGCGACGTCGACGCGATCATGGAGCGGATGACCGACGACGCCACCTGGTGGGTCGCCGGCAACATCCCCGGGATCTCCGGAACCAAGGACAAGGCCGGATTCCGGGAGATGGTCTCCGGGATCGCCGACTCCACCACGGGCGGCGCGATCCGGCTGACCCCGCTGGCCTTCACCGCCGAGGGCGACCGGGTCGCGGTGGAGACCGAGTCCTACACCGAGCTGAAGAACGGCCGCGTCTACAACAACCTGTACCACTTCCTGTTCACCGTGCGGGACGGGCGGATCTCGTCGGTGAAGGAGTACCTGGACACCGAGCACACCACCGCGGTGTTCGTGGCCCCCTGA
- a CDS encoding TetR/AcrR family transcriptional regulator — MNADPSDGHRPSRGGTRKAELVALASRMFREHGFHGVGMRALADAAGMQAASLYHHFRSKEELLLHTIYVVDRDMVVEQMPLLDGPESHAERLARLVRAHITHIGANRDAWLVAGRELRALSPDRLEAVQSYRRDYQRRIARHLAEGVEAGEFGCPDPRLATLAILDLINGPNEWFDPAGRLSIEEIADRYAEMVVRQLAPPVPAERGEPTTRGNA; from the coding sequence ATGAACGCCGATCCGAGCGACGGGCATCGGCCCTCCCGCGGTGGGACCCGTAAGGCCGAGCTCGTCGCGCTGGCGAGCCGGATGTTCCGCGAGCACGGCTTCCACGGTGTGGGCATGCGTGCCCTCGCCGACGCCGCCGGGATGCAGGCCGCCTCGCTCTACCATCACTTCCGGAGCAAGGAGGAGCTGCTCCTGCACACGATCTACGTCGTGGACCGCGACATGGTCGTGGAGCAGATGCCGCTCCTGGACGGTCCGGAGAGCCACGCCGAGCGGCTGGCCCGGCTGGTGCGGGCGCACATCACCCACATCGGCGCCAACCGGGACGCGTGGCTCGTCGCCGGGCGGGAGCTGCGCGCGCTCTCGCCGGACCGGCTGGAGGCGGTCCAGTCCTACCGTCGCGACTACCAGCGCAGGATCGCCCGGCATCTCGCCGAGGGCGTCGAGGCGGGCGAGTTCGGCTGTCCGGACCCCCGGCTGGCCACCCTGGCGATCCTCGACCTGATCAACGGGCCCAACGAGTGGTTCGACCCGGCCGGCCGGCTGTCGATCGAGGAGATCGCCGACCGGTACGCAGAGATGGTCGTCCGCCAGCTGGCCCCGCCCGTCCCCGCCGAGAGGGGCGAGCCGACCACGAGGGGCAACGCATGA